A region from the Volucribacter amazonae genome encodes:
- a CDS encoding phosphopantetheine-binding protein, whose protein sequence is MELEQQLKQLIIDSLALEDIHIDDIENDMPLFSQEGLGLDSVDALELGLAIQKKFNFQLESEQQELRNHFTSVATLANFIRSRQG, encoded by the coding sequence ATGGAACTAGAACAACAACTTAAACAACTTATTATTGATAGCCTTGCTCTTGAGGATATTCATATTGACGATATTGAAAATGATATGCCATTATTTAGTCAAGAGGGACTAGGACTAGATTCTGTTGATGCTCTTGAACTCGGCTTAGCCATTCAAAAAAAATTTAATTTCCAATTAGAAAGTGAACAACAAGAATTGAGAAATCATTTTACTAGCGTTGCAACATTAGCGAATTTTATTCGTTCACGTCAAGGTTAA
- a CDS encoding L-cystine transporter — MLILNLILFTLALILVGYIYRKTQKLGLSVFIAMIIGALGGIYLQSTAPAHLTTLLDWINLVGNGYVRLLQMIVMPLIFISILSAITKLNQASALGKISISVLSVLLITTAISALIAVAMVYLFDLSHLGLTLTGGEREAAAQARVASRVDTVQGLTIPAMLLSFIPRNPFAELTGANPTSIISVVIFAAFLGVASLSLRKDNPQLGERIAQGVESLNQLIMRVVRFVIRLTPYGVLALMIRMAATSKWVDILNLANFIVASYAAIILMFIVHGLLLALSGINPWHYFKQSLPTLTFAFTSRSSAASIPLNIETQTNKLGNRPVIANFSATFGATIGQNGCAGIYPAMLAVIIAPMVGIDPFTLHFIASLVLIVAISSFGIAGVGGGATFAAIVVLSTLGLPLELVGLLISIEPLIDMGRTALNVNGAMVAGTLTNKWLK, encoded by the coding sequence ATGTTAATCCTAAACCTTATTTTATTTACTTTAGCCTTAATATTAGTTGGCTATATTTATCGTAAAACCCAAAAACTTGGCTTAAGCGTATTTATCGCAATGATCATTGGAGCTTTGGGGGGCATTTATTTACAAAGCACCGCCCCAGCCCATTTAACCACCTTACTGGATTGGATTAATTTGGTAGGTAATGGCTATGTACGCCTATTACAAATGATTGTTATGCCGTTAATTTTTATCTCTATTCTCTCGGCAATCACTAAATTAAATCAAGCCAGTGCCTTAGGTAAAATCAGCATTAGTGTATTAAGTGTTCTCCTCATTACCACTGCAATTTCCGCATTAATTGCAGTAGCAATGGTTTATCTCTTTGATTTATCTCATCTTGGACTTACATTAACAGGTGGCGAACGTGAGGCTGCCGCCCAAGCACGAGTAGCAAGCCGAGTAGATACCGTACAGGGACTTACCATACCTGCAATGTTACTTTCCTTTATCCCTCGCAATCCTTTTGCTGAATTAACAGGCGCTAATCCCACATCAATTATTAGTGTGGTCATCTTTGCCGCTTTTCTTGGTGTCGCCAGTTTAAGCCTACGCAAAGACAATCCACAACTAGGCGAACGCATTGCTCAAGGGGTAGAAAGTTTAAACCAATTAATTATGCGTGTTGTCCGCTTCGTTATTCGCCTTACTCCTTACGGTGTACTTGCATTAATGATCCGTATGGCGGCAACCTCTAAATGGGTAGATATTCTTAATCTAGCCAATTTTATTGTCGCCTCTTATGCCGCCATTATATTAATGTTTATTGTGCATGGACTATTACTCGCCCTCTCAGGCATTAATCCATGGCATTACTTTAAACAAAGTTTACCAACATTAACCTTTGCTTTTACTTCACGTTCCAGTGCCGCCTCTATTCCATTGAATATTGAAACCCAAACTAATAAATTGGGCAATCGTCCCGTCATTGCAAACTTCTCTGCCACCTTTGGCGCAACCATTGGACAAAATGGCTGTGCGGGCATTTATCCTGCCATGTTAGCGGTTATCATTGCCCCAATGGTAGGAATTGATCCCTTTACTTTACATTTTATTGCCTCATTAGTTTTAATTGTGGCAATTTCTTCTTTCGGCATTGCTGGCGTGGGTGGCGGAGCAACCTTTGCAGCGATTGTGGTGCTTTCTACGTTAGGCTTGCCACTAGAATTAGTCGGCTTACTTATCTCCATTGAACCGCTAATTGATATGGGAAGAACCGCTCTTAATGTCAATGGTGCAATGGTAGCAGGAACTTTGACGAATAAATGGTTGAAGTGA
- a CDS encoding acyl carrier protein, translating to MTEQQIQTLLTEALHQLFEIDPNKITPTTHLYEDLEIDSIDAIDLIDYIKRKTGHKLQAEDFRNVRTVDDVVQAVLKISQNNP from the coding sequence ATGACAGAACAACAAATCCAAACCTTACTTACTGAGGCATTACATCAATTATTTGAGATTGATCCCAATAAAATTACGCCCACTACCCATTTATATGAAGATTTAGAAATTGATAGTATTGATGCCATTGATTTAATTGATTATATCAAGCGAAAAACGGGGCATAAATTACAAGCGGAAGATTTCCGTAATGTGCGTACCGTTGATGATGTAGTACAAGCAGTATTAAAAATCAGCCAAAATAATCCTTAA
- a CDS encoding NAD(P)H-dependent oxidoreductase has translation MINKQDILKAYHYRHACKAYDPNKKVSREDMDFILETARLSPSSFGFEPWRFLVIENPAIKQLLHDNAWGLKEKINDCSHVVIILARKQASLLADSDYITHMMKDVHHLPDDIIALRREFYRQYADNEANLVGNERAYYDWASKQTYIALGNMLTSAAMIGIDSTPVEGFPYDKVNDLLVEQGLYNGDEFRISVMALFGYRLHQPREKTRQATADVIEWVE, from the coding sequence ATGATCAATAAACAAGATATTCTCAAGGCTTATCATTATCGCCACGCTTGCAAAGCCTACGATCCTAATAAAAAAGTATCACGAGAAGATATGGATTTTATTTTAGAAACGGCACGCTTATCGCCAAGCTCTTTCGGCTTTGAACCTTGGCGTTTTTTAGTAATTGAAAATCCAGCAATTAAACAATTATTGCACGATAATGCATGGGGATTAAAAGAAAAAATCAATGATTGTAGCCACGTTGTGATTATTTTAGCCAGAAAGCAAGCCAGTTTATTGGCAGACAGCGACTACATCACCCATATGATGAAAGATGTTCATCATCTACCTGATGATATTATCGCCTTAAGACGAGAGTTTTACCGTCAATATGCCGACAATGAAGCCAATCTTGTAGGTAATGAACGGGCTTATTATGACTGGGCATCAAAACAAACCTATATTGCTTTGGGCAATATGCTTACTAGTGCCGCCATGATTGGCATTGACTCTACTCCCGTAGAAGGCTTTCCTTATGATAAAGTAAACGATCTTCTCGTAGAACAGGGATTATATAACGGCGATGAATTCCGCATTAGTGTGATGGCATTATTTGGCTATCGTTTACATCAACCAAGGGAAAAAACACGTCAAGCCACCGCTGATGTGATTGAGTGGGTTGAGTAA
- a CDS encoding LysR family transcriptional regulator codes for MKSLRTLDLNLLKAFDALCDERSVSKAAERLAISQPAMSGVLLRLRESFDDPLFVRVQRGIEPTNRALELAVPIKNILNEVEQLLQTEQFNPLEADMVVTIACTDYSLRAIIKPFLIELNRQAPNIKLATVNIDESLVPQQLTKRQIDFALTTADFQAADTHFRYLYQEKYVCAMRATHPLAKQSQLSLTDFCRYPQALFSYSGGSFTGVTDEALAELGKQRNVVLSSQNFLILPEILQQSDLLAVVPARLVQPLADIYYLEPPLPIKGFTKTLVWHERTHRDPAYIWLRHLIAQCCQAKAHISETDNNYQQKP; via the coding sequence ATGAAAAGTTTAAGAACCCTTGATTTAAATTTGTTAAAAGCCTTTGATGCGTTATGTGATGAACGCAGTGTCAGCAAAGCAGCTGAACGCCTTGCTATTAGTCAACCTGCGATGAGCGGTGTCTTGCTCCGTTTAAGAGAAAGTTTTGATGATCCTTTGTTTGTTCGGGTACAACGGGGTATTGAGCCAACCAATCGTGCCTTAGAGTTAGCCGTACCGATTAAAAATATTTTAAACGAGGTGGAGCAATTACTGCAAACCGAGCAATTTAATCCCCTTGAGGCTGACATGGTGGTAACTATCGCTTGCACTGATTATTCTTTGCGCGCCATTATTAAACCTTTTTTAATTGAGCTAAATCGCCAAGCCCCTAATATTAAATTGGCGACAGTAAATATTGATGAATCCCTAGTGCCGCAACAATTAACCAAAAGGCAAATTGATTTTGCCCTGACTACCGCTGATTTTCAGGCTGCGGATACCCATTTTCGCTATTTATATCAGGAAAAATATGTGTGTGCGATGCGGGCTACTCACCCTTTAGCCAAGCAAAGCCAATTAAGTTTGACGGATTTTTGCCGTTATCCACAAGCCTTATTTTCTTACTCAGGTGGCAGTTTTACAGGCGTTACAGACGAGGCATTAGCGGAATTAGGTAAACAACGCAATGTGGTATTATCCTCGCAAAATTTTTTGATCCTGCCTGAAATTTTACAACAAAGCGACTTGTTGGCTGTCGTACCAGCACGCTTAGTACAACCATTAGCTGATATTTATTATCTTGAACCACCATTGCCAATTAAAGGGTTTACTAAAACCTTGGTTTGGCACGAACGTACACATCGTGATCCTGCCTATATTTGGTTGCGCCATTTAATTGCTCAATGTTGCCAAGCAAAAGCTCATATCAGTGAAACTGATAACAACTATCAGCAAAAACCATAA
- a CDS encoding beta-ketoacyl synthase chain length factor, translating to MNNLISQFHFNLTDWHIATDHQLSQQDWIVDDLNHWYQGLEKTSPTLNFLPPLKRRRLSGSARLFIDTVWQLVKDNANIPVVYASTNGEITRNFELWQSLLQEGDVSPTSFSLSVHNALVGQWSELRQVKTETTAISVRIDSLEIALLEAYLLLQEGAKQVLVVLAESPLSDKYNPQPVYRQPFGYALSFIVEQGNDYQLSLINAPLTNKINMDNALLWVRNHHLAVNQWQAPNGQGGHWLWERK from the coding sequence ATGAATAATCTTATTTCTCAATTTCATTTTAATCTCACTGACTGGCATATTGCCACCGATCATCAATTATCCCAACAAGACTGGATAGTTGATGATCTTAATCATTGGTATCAAGGATTAGAAAAAACCTCGCCTACCCTAAATTTTTTGCCTCCATTAAAACGACGTAGGCTAAGTGGTTCAGCCCGTTTATTTATTGATACTGTCTGGCAATTAGTAAAAGACAATGCCAATATTCCTGTGGTTTATGCCTCGACTAATGGTGAAATTACACGTAATTTTGAATTATGGCAATCGCTATTACAAGAAGGTGATGTATCACCTACGTCCTTTAGTTTATCAGTGCATAATGCCTTAGTAGGACAATGGTCAGAATTACGTCAAGTTAAAACCGAAACAACCGCAATTTCCGTCAGAATTGATAGCCTAGAAATTGCTTTATTAGAGGCTTATTTATTATTACAAGAAGGGGCAAAACAAGTATTAGTGGTACTTGCCGAATCTCCATTATCCGACAAATATAATCCTCAACCCGTTTATCGTCAGCCCTTTGGTTATGCTTTGAGCTTTATTGTTGAGCAAGGCAATGATTATCAGCTTAGTTTAATCAATGCCCCTTTAACCAATAAAATCAATATGGATAATGCCTTACTATGGGTAAGAAATCATCACTTAGCGGTGAATCAATGGCAAGCACCGAATGGTCAAGGAGGGCATTGGCTATGGGAAAGAAAATAA
- a CDS encoding SRPBCC family protein, with translation MQHSIHWPAGYIPGFTDNFCSNEVIIANAEVEQVWQYLNDTKYWPHYYSNVSDIRFYQDYQGTELYPQARFFFKTFGFPVEAEITEYIPAQNGEPARIAWHGWSGEQGAEDRLDVHHAWLIEQLDGGRVRILTQETQNGNPAKELAKTVPNPMINGHQEWLDGIVNSVKTGLSL, from the coding sequence ATGCAACATTCAATTCATTGGCCAGCAGGCTATATTCCCGGTTTTACTGATAATTTTTGTTCTAACGAAGTGATTATTGCTAACGCTGAAGTAGAACAAGTTTGGCAATATTTAAATGATACAAAATATTGGCCACATTATTATAGCAATGTGAGCGATATTCGTTTTTATCAGGATTATCAAGGCACAGAACTTTATCCGCAAGCACGTTTCTTCTTCAAAACCTTCGGTTTTCCTGTTGAGGCAGAAATTACGGAATATATCCCTGCTCAAAACGGTGAACCTGCACGCATTGCTTGGCATGGTTGGAGTGGCGAACAAGGGGCGGAAGACCGACTTGATGTTCATCACGCTTGGTTAATTGAACAACTTGACGGCGGACGAGTACGCATTCTGACCCAAGAAACGCAAAACGGCAATCCTGCCAAAGAATTGGCAAAAACCGTCCCTAATCCCATGATTAATGGGCATCAAGAATGGCTTGATGGGATTGTCAACAGCGTGAAAACAGGGTTAAGCCTTTAG
- a CDS encoding NAD(P)H-dependent oxidoreductase, translating into MNILLLNGAKAFAHSQGKLNQSLQQQASQFLSEQGHQLHETLIDQGYHIEQEVQNWLWADVVIWQMPAWWMGEPWIVKKYIDEVFTAGHNKFYHSDGRHRSNPTEGYGTGGLLQGKKYMLSLTWNAPIEAFNRPNEFFAGQGVDGVYLHFHKAHEFLGMTALPTFICNDVIKNPQVEQYLQDYRQHLSQLFA; encoded by the coding sequence ATGAATATTTTATTACTTAATGGAGCAAAAGCCTTTGCACATTCACAGGGAAAATTAAACCAGAGTTTACAACAGCAAGCCTCTCAATTTTTAAGTGAGCAAGGACATCAATTACACGAAACCCTGATTGATCAAGGCTATCATATTGAACAAGAAGTACAAAATTGGCTATGGGCTGATGTAGTTATTTGGCAAATGCCCGCTTGGTGGATGGGCGAACCTTGGATTGTCAAAAAATACATTGATGAAGTCTTTACAGCTGGACACAATAAATTTTATCACAGTGACGGGCGTCATCGTAGCAATCCAACGGAAGGATATGGTACTGGCGGTTTGTTACAGGGTAAGAAATATATGCTGAGTTTAACTTGGAATGCCCCCATTGAAGCATTTAATCGCCCCAATGAATTTTTTGCTGGGCAAGGGGTTGATGGTGTATATTTGCATTTTCACAAAGCTCACGAATTTCTCGGTATGACCGCATTGCCGACCTTTATTTGTAATGATGTGATTAAAAATCCACAAGTTGAACAATACTTGCAAGATTATCGCCAACATTTAAGCCAACTCTTTGCTTAA
- a CDS encoding class I adenylate-forming enzyme family protein, with protein MLTYRPEDFIADNPVWRYQDFAYRANQIAYTLQQQHIQAVAVWFEDAAKLACFMLAAWQAKVRLVFPPNLNQESITWLTQHSQILLTDMPIETIPPLKIEVVDFVQFGQGTVCNTQQHFQFPNDVEIWLQTSGSTGKSKTIIKTAQQLWLGAKVLANSLPLDTDNHITAISTVSIQHIYGLTVHIMMSLAKGWQIDRKQQYYPESVFATAQQSQQAVLISSPTLLSHIDWAKQPPHHYLLAVISSGGALAESLSQQIRQTLQKPVIEIYGSTETGPIAIRDDIQLWQPLPDSQLGCSTEGTLWIEGAWLGQREQTADVVEFHNKGFKLLGRNDRIVKLSDKRISLIQVENQLQKHLFVDDCYIAPHPQQDRLAAWVALTPQGIDYFRENGRNATLNQLKQSLQTTFAPQAIPRFWRLTDKLPRNSQAKINKLQFNQICIEQIKDPIWLEKKFEKQTALCCAKVPLELIYLKDHFAQFPLVPGVIELQWIQEQINTLIQKNVVIQQISKLKFQKFLRPNDIFELTLTWQPDKHRVIFTMLSADEICCSGIAHYTE; from the coding sequence ATGCTGACCTATCGCCCTGAAGATTTCATCGCTGATAACCCCGTTTGGCGTTATCAAGATTTTGCTTATCGAGCAAATCAAATCGCTTATACCTTACAGCAACAGCATATTCAGGCTGTTGCTGTATGGTTTGAAGATGCCGCAAAATTGGCTTGCTTTATGCTCGCCGCTTGGCAAGCAAAAGTGCGGTTAGTTTTTCCACCAAATTTAAATCAAGAAAGTATCACTTGGCTAACACAACATAGCCAAATTTTACTTACTGATATGCCAATTGAAACAATCCCCCCCCTTAAAATAGAGGTGGTGGATTTTGTACAATTTGGGCAAGGCACTGTGTGCAATACTCAACAACATTTTCAATTCCCTAATGATGTGGAAATTTGGTTACAAACATCGGGTAGCACAGGTAAATCTAAAACCATTATCAAAACTGCCCAACAATTATGGCTTGGTGCTAAAGTCTTAGCAAATAGCTTGCCACTAGATACAGATAATCATATTACCGCCATTAGTACAGTGAGTATTCAACATATTTATGGACTTACTGTACATATTATGATGTCCCTAGCTAAAGGTTGGCAAATTGATCGTAAGCAACAATATTACCCTGAATCCGTTTTTGCTACGGCACAACAAAGCCAACAAGCGGTACTAATCAGTAGCCCTACTCTGTTAAGCCATATTGATTGGGCAAAACAACCTCCGCATCATTATTTATTAGCTGTTATTTCTTCAGGCGGTGCATTAGCAGAGTCCCTTTCCCAACAAATTCGCCAAACCTTGCAAAAACCTGTGATTGAAATTTATGGTAGTACAGAAACAGGTCCTATCGCTATTCGTGATGATATTCAGCTTTGGCAACCTTTACCTGATAGCCAATTAGGCTGTTCCACTGAGGGAACATTATGGATTGAGGGAGCTTGGTTAGGTCAACGGGAACAAACCGCCGATGTGGTTGAATTTCATAACAAGGGATTTAAATTACTTGGGCGTAATGATCGTATTGTAAAATTAAGTGATAAACGCATTTCTCTTATTCAAGTAGAAAATCAACTACAAAAACACCTTTTTGTTGATGATTGTTATATCGCCCCTCATCCACAACAAGATCGCTTAGCTGCTTGGGTTGCCCTTACCCCACAAGGGATTGATTATTTTCGTGAAAATGGACGTAACGCTACGTTAAATCAGTTAAAACAATCTTTACAAACAACCTTTGCACCACAAGCTATACCAAGATTTTGGCGATTAACTGATAAACTGCCACGTAATAGCCAAGCAAAAATTAATAAATTACAATTTAATCAAATTTGTATTGAACAAATAAAAGATCCTATTTGGTTAGAGAAAAAATTTGAAAAACAGACCGCACTTTGTTGTGCAAAAGTGCCTTTAGAATTGATTTATTTAAAGGATCATTTCGCTCAATTTCCATTAGTTCCCGGTGTCATTGAACTACAATGGATACAAGAGCAAATCAATACATTAATACAAAAAAATGTGGTTATTCAACAAATTAGCAAGTTAAAATTTCAAAAATTCTTGCGTCCCAATGATATTTTTGAATTAACATTAACTTGGCAGCCAGATAAACATAGAGTTATTTTTACTATGCTTAGTGCTGATGAAATTTGTTGTAGTGGCATAGCACATTATACGGAATAG
- a CDS encoding AzlC family ABC transporter permease, which translates to MNFCLGYDVVMTTYSPVRTAAKHALPYTLPIATGFLFLGIAYGVYMKSLGFHFLYPILTAMLIYAGSVEFIVAGLLVMPFAPLNALLIALMVSGRQIFYGISMLEKYRDVGRKKWFLIATLVDEAFSLNYLADIPKQIDRGWFMFWVSLFLYLYWVIGVSLGALFGSFMPIDLTGIEFAMTALFLVIFAEQWCKETSHESALLGIGVSLTALLVFGKSHFLLPTLLGIWILLTLRRKALTAKLQEIKE; encoded by the coding sequence ATGAATTTTTGTCTAGGATATGATGTTGTTATGACTACTTATTCTCCCGTACGAACTGCGGCGAAACATGCGTTACCTTATACCTTACCTATTGCAACAGGATTTCTCTTTCTAGGCATTGCCTATGGCGTGTATATGAAATCCTTAGGTTTTCATTTTCTTTATCCTATTTTGACCGCAATGCTGATTTATGCAGGTTCAGTAGAGTTTATTGTTGCAGGTTTGTTAGTAATGCCCTTTGCCCCATTAAATGCCTTATTAATTGCATTAATGGTAAGTGGGCGACAAATATTTTATGGCATTTCTATGCTAGAAAAATATCGTGATGTAGGGCGAAAAAAATGGTTTTTAATTGCGACTTTGGTTGATGAAGCCTTTTCCTTAAATTACCTTGCGGACATTCCTAAACAGATTGATCGAGGCTGGTTTATGTTCTGGGTCAGTTTATTTTTATATCTCTATTGGGTTATTGGGGTAAGTTTGGGGGCATTATTTGGTAGTTTTATGCCGATTGATCTCACTGGTATTGAGTTTGCTATGACCGCACTATTTTTAGTGATTTTTGCCGAACAGTGGTGTAAAGAAACTAGCCACGAAAGTGCCTTGCTTGGGATTGGTGTGAGCTTAACCGCCTTGTTAGTTTTTGGCAAATCGCATTTTTTACTGCCAACATTATTGGGCATTTGGATTTTATTAACCTTACGCCGTAAAGCATTAACCGCTAAATTACAGGAGATCAAAGAATGA
- a CDS encoding branched-chain amino acid transporter permease: MTLTEQIITIAMGVLGVQLLRWLPFIVFPANRPIPQYIRYLGQVLPAAMFGMLVVYCYKDVNLLTGHHGIPNFIAGAITLLLHFWKRNLFLSIAAGTGIYMFLLQKVFVA; encoded by the coding sequence ATGACCTTAACAGAACAAATCATTACCATTGCTATGGGCGTGCTAGGTGTACAATTATTACGCTGGTTACCGTTTATTGTTTTCCCTGCTAATCGCCCAATTCCTCAATATATCCGTTATCTAGGGCAAGTGTTGCCTGCTGCAATGTTTGGAATGTTGGTGGTTTATTGCTATAAAGATGTGAATTTGTTGACAGGACACCATGGTATCCCGAATTTTATTGCGGGTGCGATAACCTTATTACTCCATTTCTGGAAACGGAATTTATTTTTATCCATTGCAGCTGGGACAGGAATTTATATGTTTTTATTACAAAAGGTGTTTGTGGCGTAA
- a CDS encoding anaerobic C4-dicarboxylate transporter has translation MFIIEIAIVLLCILVGARIGGIGLGVFGGLGLAILSFGFGLKPAGLPIDVMFMIMAVVSAAAAMQAAGGLDYMIKIASNILRKNPKYITFMAPAVTWLFTVLAGTGHVAYSVLPVIAEVSRHNGIRPERPLSMAVIASQFAIVASPIAAAVVAVVAYLEPQGIHLGDVLMVTIPATILGIGIACIFVNKMGKELKDDPEYQRRLKDPEYDLTANANAYQDVTITKQAKLSLGLFLFGSLLVVLMGAVPSLRPHFTEIVNGVATSKPMGMAHTIEIIMLSVGALIIMFCKPDSNAITKGSVFHAGMRAVIAILGIAWLGDTLIQAHIGEIKDIVSSLVETAPWTFALALFVLSILVNSQGATVATLFPLAIAIGIPPAVLIGVFVAVNGYFFIPNYGPIIATIDFDTTGTTKIGKFIFNHSFMLPGLLSMVFCLAFGLLFSNLFL, from the coding sequence ATGTTTATCATTGAAATTGCTATCGTTTTGCTTTGTATCCTCGTTGGTGCACGCATTGGCGGTATCGGCTTAGGGGTATTCGGTGGTTTAGGACTTGCCATTCTTTCTTTTGGCTTTGGTTTGAAACCAGCGGGTTTACCGATTGATGTTATGTTTATGATTATGGCAGTAGTTTCTGCCGCCGCCGCAATGCAAGCTGCGGGTGGTTTAGATTATATGATCAAAATCGCTAGCAACATTTTGCGTAAAAATCCCAAATATATTACCTTTATGGCACCTGCCGTTACTTGGTTATTCACCGTATTAGCCGGAACAGGGCATGTGGCATATTCTGTTCTCCCTGTTATCGCCGAAGTAAGTCGCCATAATGGTATTCGCCCTGAGCGTCCATTGTCTATGGCGGTCATTGCTTCTCAATTTGCTATTGTTGCAAGCCCAATTGCAGCGGCAGTAGTTGCGGTTGTTGCTTATCTTGAGCCACAAGGGATTCATCTTGGTGATGTATTAATGGTAACCATTCCAGCTACAATTCTTGGTATTGGCATTGCTTGTATTTTTGTCAATAAAATGGGCAAAGAACTCAAAGATGATCCAGAATATCAACGCCGTTTAAAAGATCCTGAATATGATTTAACTGCTAATGCCAATGCTTACCAAGATGTTACCATTACTAAGCAAGCAAAACTGTCTTTAGGTTTATTTTTGTTTGGTTCTTTATTGGTCGTATTAATGGGTGCAGTGCCTTCATTGCGTCCACATTTTACCGAAATCGTCAATGGTGTCGCTACCAGTAAACCAATGGGAATGGCACATACCATTGAAATTATTATGTTATCCGTTGGTGCATTAATCATTATGTTCTGTAAACCTGATAGTAATGCGATTACTAAAGGTTCGGTTTTCCATGCTGGTATGCGTGCGGTTATTGCAATTTTAGGTATTGCTTGGTTAGGCGACACCTTAATTCAAGCCCATATTGGCGAAATAAAAGACATTGTTTCTAGTTTGGTAGAAACAGCACCTTGGACATTCGCCCTAGCGTTATTTGTGCTTTCTATTTTAGTTAATAGTCAAGGGGCAACGGTAGCAACCCTATTCCCATTGGCGATTGCTATTGGTATTCCACCAGCGGTATTAATCGGGGTATTTGTGGCGGTTAATGGCTATTTCTTTATTCCAAATTATGGTCCAATTATTGCAACCATTGACTTTGATACCACTGGTACAACAAAGATTGGTAAATTTATCTTTAACCATAGCTTTATGTTACCGGGATTATTAAGTATGGTATTTTGTTTAGCTTTTGGTTTATTATTCTCTAACCTATTCTTATAA
- a CDS encoding lysophospholipid acyltransferase family protein, with amino-acid sequence MGKKINYLQRLIATGLAFLFWGIAGALSQLLLYPYAKRTDFASHLKIRKIVGKIWLYFIRYLQWSGVLEVKYVGFERLGQAGQLVIANHPSLLDVVLILSQKPELNCIVKQDLLNNPTMRNQILACGFLPNNQSLELLDDCDRVLQQQALLLFPEGTRTGWDNVVKLNRGAVSIGLRSAKIITPVVIKMSPLALKKGQPWYKIPPQKMCYQFIVGEDIDPQQWLKDTSIPMASRRLTKHLEDYFNSATKDNNKWN; translated from the coding sequence ATGGGAAAGAAAATAAATTATTTACAACGTTTAATTGCAACAGGATTAGCTTTTTTATTTTGGGGAATTGCTGGAGCATTATCCCAACTTCTACTCTATCCCTATGCTAAAAGAACTGATTTCGCTAGCCATTTAAAAATAAGAAAAATCGTGGGTAAAATTTGGCTGTATTTTATTCGTTATCTCCAATGGTCGGGCGTGTTGGAAGTAAAATATGTGGGATTTGAACGCTTGGGGCAAGCAGGACAATTAGTTATCGCTAACCACCCATCACTCTTAGATGTGGTCTTAATTCTATCGCAAAAACCTGAATTAAATTGTATCGTTAAACAGGATTTACTAAATAATCCTACAATGCGTAATCAAATTTTAGCCTGTGGTTTTTTACCTAATAACCAATCTTTAGAATTATTAGATGACTGTGATCGGGTTTTACAACAACAAGCCTTATTATTATTTCCCGAAGGAACAAGAACAGGTTGGGATAATGTGGTAAAATTAAATCGTGGTGCGGTATCTATTGGCTTGCGTAGTGCGAAAATCATTACCCCAGTGGTAATAAAAATGTCGCCGTTAGCCTTAAAAAAGGGGCAACCTTGGTATAAAATCCCACCACAAAAAATGTGTTATCAATTTATTGTTGGTGAAGATATTGATCCACAACAATGGTTAAAAGACACATCAATCCCAATGGCTTCACGCCGTTTAACCAAACATTTAGAAGATTATTTTAACTCCGCAACTAAGGATAATAACAAATGGAACTAG